A region from the Curtobacterium sp. MCBA15_012 genome encodes:
- a CDS encoding molybdopterin molybdotransferase MoeA, protein MTAVLLPWQAARDEAHRQGARLTADRARLDPRSAPLRLDLAAAIGSTLVGDLVAPGDVPGHDGAAMDGWAVAGDGPWELGGPIVAGAAVPTEPIRAGHARPITTGAPVPPGTTAVVRSEDAAVDAAGRLVRHTASDRRHVRPAGEEVARHSTLFPAGTVLTPPRAALAAASGVDDVLVAPAPTVRVAVLGNEIVGAGVPRPGQVRDVFTHTLPTVLRAYGADPVAAERVSDDADATARVLDAAEERIVVTTGGTAGSSTDHVRGALARIGAELLIDRVDVRPGRPMLLARRGATVFLCLPGNPMAAMVGLVLLGGPLVAGVLGRPTEPVAHVRLAVDVPNDRPGSLVTAYRAAPEGAVPTTHQTSAMLRGLADADGLLVVGPGGGVAGDAVPPVRLPWTR, encoded by the coding sequence GTGACGGCGGTCCTCCTCCCCTGGCAGGCAGCGCGCGACGAGGCGCACCGGCAGGGCGCCCGACTCACCGCCGACCGCGCACGGCTCGACCCGCGTTCGGCACCGCTCCGACTCGACCTGGCGGCGGCGATCGGGTCCACGCTCGTGGGGGACCTCGTCGCCCCGGGTGACGTCCCCGGACACGACGGCGCCGCGATGGACGGCTGGGCGGTCGCGGGCGACGGGCCGTGGGAGCTCGGCGGACCGATCGTCGCCGGGGCGGCCGTCCCGACGGAACCGATCCGGGCCGGACACGCACGACCGATCACCACGGGAGCGCCGGTCCCGCCCGGGACGACGGCCGTGGTGCGCTCCGAGGACGCCGCGGTCGACGCCGCAGGACGGCTCGTCCGGCACACCGCCTCGGACCGCCGGCACGTCCGGCCCGCGGGCGAGGAGGTCGCCCGGCACAGCACGCTGTTCCCCGCCGGCACGGTCCTGACCCCGCCACGAGCGGCCCTCGCGGCGGCGTCCGGCGTCGACGACGTGCTCGTCGCCCCCGCGCCGACCGTGCGCGTCGCGGTGCTCGGCAACGAGATCGTCGGTGCGGGCGTCCCACGACCCGGACAGGTGCGCGACGTGTTCACCCACACGCTGCCGACCGTGCTCCGTGCGTACGGCGCCGACCCGGTCGCGGCCGAGCGGGTGTCCGACGACGCCGACGCCACCGCGCGGGTGCTCGACGCGGCCGAGGAGCGGATCGTCGTCACGACCGGCGGCACCGCGGGCTCGTCGACCGACCACGTCCGCGGCGCCCTCGCCCGGATCGGCGCCGAGCTGCTGATCGACCGGGTCGACGTGCGTCCCGGCCGACCGATGCTGCTCGCCCGGCGCGGTGCGACCGTCTTCCTGTGCCTGCCCGGCAACCCGATGGCGGCGATGGTCGGGCTGGTGCTGCTCGGCGGCCCCCTCGTCGCCGGGGTGCTCGGCCGACCGACCGAACCCGTCGCGCACGTCCGCCTGGCCGTGGACGTGCCGAACGACCGCCCCGGCTCGCTGGTCACCGCGTACCGGGCGGCCCCGGAGGGGGCGGTCCCGACCACCCACCAGACGTCGGCGATGCTGCGGGGGCTGGCCGACGCCGACGGGCTGCTGGTCGTCGGACCCGGTGGCGGCGTGGCGGGCGATGCCGTGCCTCCCGTCCGGCTGCCCTGGACCCGCTGA
- the fdhD gene encoding formate dehydrogenase accessory sulfurtransferase FdhD, translating to MSRITARKRVTRITVATSRSVRDDLLAVEEPLEIRVGGNSLAITMRTPGNDVDLAAGFLVSEGVIARGDDFAAARYCAGATDEGLNTYNVLDVTLAPGVPAPDPSLERAFYTTSSCGLCGKASIDAVRTTSQHAVLHDPLVLDPALLATFPDRLREAQDVFEKTGGLHAAALFDGRSGEMLVLREDVGRHNAVDKVVGWAVKEGRLPLGGTVLMVSGRASFELTQKASMAGIPVLAAVSAPSSLAVDLAKEVGITIVGFLRGQSMVVYSRAERIVEPADTAPEPVQQPRQTVSAP from the coding sequence ATGAGCCGGATCACGGCGCGCAAGCGCGTCACCCGCATCACCGTCGCGACGTCCCGGTCGGTGCGTGACGACCTGCTCGCGGTCGAGGAGCCGCTCGAGATCCGGGTCGGTGGGAACTCGCTCGCGATCACGATGCGGACCCCGGGCAACGACGTCGACCTCGCGGCCGGGTTCCTGGTGTCCGAGGGGGTCATCGCCCGCGGTGACGACTTCGCCGCGGCACGGTACTGCGCGGGTGCGACCGACGAGGGGCTGAACACCTACAACGTGCTCGACGTGACGCTCGCGCCGGGCGTCCCCGCACCCGATCCCAGCCTGGAGCGGGCGTTCTACACGACGAGCTCCTGCGGCCTGTGCGGCAAGGCGAGCATCGACGCGGTCCGCACCACCTCGCAGCACGCGGTCCTGCACGACCCGCTCGTGCTCGACCCGGCGCTCCTCGCGACCTTCCCCGACCGGCTCCGCGAGGCCCAGGACGTGTTCGAGAAGACCGGCGGTCTGCACGCCGCGGCACTGTTCGACGGGCGGTCCGGCGAGATGCTCGTCCTGCGCGAGGACGTCGGCCGCCACAACGCCGTCGACAAGGTCGTCGGGTGGGCCGTCAAGGAGGGTCGACTGCCCCTCGGCGGCACCGTCCTCATGGTCTCGGGTCGCGCGAGCTTCGAGTTGACACAGAAGGCGTCGATGGCCGGGATCCCGGTCCTCGCGGCGGTGTCGGCACCGTCGTCGCTCGCGGTCGACCTGGCGAAGGAGGTCGGCATCACGATCGTCGGCTTCCTGCGCGGCCAGAGCATGGTCGTCTACAGCCGAGCCGAGCGGATCGTCGAGCCGGCCGACACCGCCCCCGAACCGGTACAGCAGCCCCGACAGACAGTGAGCGCCCCGTGA
- a CDS encoding FdhF/YdeP family oxidoreductase has product MTVGEPKDWAAGVPGVLHSMGPAIEQLGLARTAKLMLSLNQKGGFDCMSCAWPDPDKRKTAEFCENGGKAVVWEATPVLVPRSFWAEHSVDDLADKTEYWLGMQGRLTEPVWKPAGKDHYEPISWERAFRIVADKLNGLDSPDQASFYTSGRTSNEAAFVYQLFVRAFGTNNLPDCSNMCHESTSLAMAETVGIGKSTIAYDDFEHTELIIVMGQNPGTNHPRMLTALEDAKRNGAEIVAVNPLPEAGLRRYKNPQRVRGVVGHGTEIADQFLQIRLGGDMALLQAIAKRVVLAEQRTPGSVVDHAFIEKHTSGYEAFVEHILQVDDDEVVRATGLAIEEIDELAERYLRSERTIITWAMGITQHVKAVDTIKEIINLLLLRGNIGRPGAGASPIRGHSNVQGDRTMGIWEQMPDTFLDALAEEFHFEPPREHGVDALKGIHGMQRGDIKFWMGMGGNLVAAISDSQLAEQAFRGTEMTVQVSTKLNRSHAVVGREALILPTMGRTEIDVQAAGPQFVSVEDTVCSVHGSHGQVPPVAPGLLSEVAIVCELAKATLGDRLPIDWSAMRDDYDVIREHISHVVPGFEDYSRRAGSKEGFVLPNGPRDSRTFATKTGKAMITVNELEHVERPEGTLLLQTLRSHDQYNTTIYSLNDRYRGIKKGRHVVFVNPDDLTELGLQDGDTVDVATVWHDDVERVLRGYRIVAYPSARGCAAAYFPEANVLVPLDSAAKGSNTPVSKAVPVRLTRVAVPATV; this is encoded by the coding sequence ATGACGGTCGGCGAGCCGAAGGACTGGGCGGCCGGCGTCCCCGGCGTCCTGCACTCGATGGGGCCCGCGATCGAGCAGCTCGGCCTCGCCCGCACCGCCAAGCTCATGCTGTCCCTGAACCAGAAGGGCGGCTTCGACTGCATGAGCTGCGCCTGGCCGGACCCGGACAAGCGCAAGACCGCCGAGTTCTGCGAGAACGGCGGCAAGGCGGTCGTGTGGGAGGCCACCCCGGTCCTCGTGCCGCGCTCGTTCTGGGCGGAGCACTCCGTCGACGACCTCGCCGACAAGACCGAGTACTGGCTCGGCATGCAGGGCCGTCTGACCGAACCCGTGTGGAAGCCCGCGGGGAAGGACCACTACGAGCCGATCAGCTGGGAGCGGGCGTTCCGGATCGTCGCCGACAAGCTCAACGGCCTCGATTCCCCCGACCAGGCGTCGTTCTACACGTCCGGACGCACCTCGAACGAGGCCGCCTTCGTCTACCAGCTGTTCGTCCGGGCCTTCGGCACGAACAACCTGCCCGACTGCTCGAACATGTGCCACGAGTCGACGAGCCTGGCGATGGCCGAGACCGTCGGCATCGGGAAGTCGACCATCGCGTACGACGACTTCGAGCACACCGAGCTCATCATCGTGATGGGCCAGAACCCCGGCACGAACCACCCCCGGATGCTCACCGCGCTCGAGGACGCCAAGCGCAACGGGGCCGAGATCGTCGCGGTGAACCCGCTGCCCGAGGCCGGCCTGCGCCGCTACAAGAACCCGCAGCGCGTGCGCGGCGTGGTCGGCCACGGCACCGAGATCGCCGACCAGTTCCTGCAGATCCGGCTCGGCGGCGACATGGCGCTGCTGCAGGCGATCGCCAAGCGCGTGGTCCTCGCGGAGCAGCGCACGCCCGGGTCCGTCGTGGACCACGCGTTCATCGAGAAGCACACGAGCGGGTACGAGGCGTTCGTGGAGCACATCCTCCAGGTCGACGACGACGAGGTCGTCCGGGCCACGGGCCTCGCGATCGAGGAGATCGACGAGCTCGCCGAACGGTACCTGCGCTCCGAGCGGACGATCATCACGTGGGCGATGGGCATCACGCAGCACGTCAAGGCCGTCGACACGATCAAGGAGATCATCAACCTCCTGCTCCTCCGCGGGAACATCGGCCGCCCGGGCGCCGGTGCCTCGCCGATCCGCGGGCACAGCAACGTCCAGGGCGACCGGACGATGGGCATCTGGGAGCAGATGCCGGACACGTTCCTCGACGCGCTGGCGGAGGAGTTCCACTTCGAGCCGCCCCGCGAGCACGGCGTCGACGCGCTCAAGGGCATCCACGGGATGCAGCGCGGCGACATCAAGTTCTGGATGGGCATGGGCGGCAACCTCGTCGCCGCGATCTCGGACAGCCAGCTCGCCGAGCAGGCGTTCCGCGGCACCGAGATGACCGTGCAGGTGTCCACCAAGCTCAACCGCTCGCACGCCGTCGTCGGCCGGGAAGCCCTGATCCTGCCGACCATGGGCCGCACCGAGATCGACGTCCAGGCCGCCGGCCCGCAGTTCGTCTCGGTCGAGGACACCGTCTGCTCCGTGCACGGCAGCCACGGCCAGGTCCCGCCCGTCGCCCCCGGCCTGCTGTCCGAGGTCGCGATCGTCTGCGAACTGGCGAAGGCCACGCTCGGCGACCGCCTCCCGATCGACTGGTCGGCCATGCGCGACGACTACGACGTGATCCGCGAGCACATCAGCCACGTCGTCCCCGGCTTCGAGGACTACTCCCGTCGCGCCGGCAGCAAGGAGGGCTTCGTCCTGCCGAACGGCCCCCGCGACTCCCGGACCTTCGCGACGAAGACCGGCAAGGCGATGATCACGGTCAACGAGCTCGAGCACGTCGAGCGCCCCGAGGGCACCCTGCTGCTCCAGACCCTGCGGTCGCACGACCAGTACAACACGACGATCTACAGCCTGAACGACCGGTACCGCGGCATCAAGAAGGGCCGGCACGTGGTGTTCGTGAACCCGGACGACCTGACCGAGCTCGGGCTGCAGGACGGCGACACGGTCGACGTCGCGACCGTGTGGCACGACGACGTCGAACGCGTCCTGCGCGGGTACCGGATCGTCGCGTACCCGAGTGCGCGCGGCTGCGCCGCGGCGTACTTCCCGGAGGCGAACGTGCTCGTCCCGCTGGACAGTGCGGCGAAGGGCAGCAACACCCCGGTGTCGAAGGCCGTCCCGGTCCGGCTGACGCGGGTCGCGGTGCCGGCGACGGTCTGA
- a CDS encoding GNAT family N-acetyltransferase, whose protein sequence is MTVHVRPVRPADERAWSTLYAGYRAFYRLPDDPAAVATTWSWVSSGAHGLTGLVAVDADDRPVALANLRRFVRPSTASTGLYLDDLFTAPDARGTGAATALLHAAASLAADEGATVVRWITATDNDRARRVYDTVASATPWVTYDLAPAPH, encoded by the coding sequence ATGACCGTGCACGTCCGACCCGTCCGCCCCGCCGACGAACGGGCGTGGTCGACGCTCTACGCCGGGTACCGCGCCTTCTACCGACTCCCCGACGACCCCGCGGCCGTGGCGACCACCTGGTCGTGGGTGTCCTCCGGTGCGCACGGCCTGACCGGGCTCGTCGCGGTCGACGCCGACGACCGACCCGTGGCGCTCGCGAACCTCCGCCGGTTCGTCCGACCGTCGACCGCGAGCACCGGGCTGTACCTCGACGACCTGTTCACCGCTCCGGACGCGCGGGGCACCGGTGCGGCGACGGCGCTCCTGCACGCGGCTGCGTCCCTCGCGGCCGACGAGGGCGCGACCGTCGTCCGGTGGATCACCGCCACCGACAACGACCGGGCCCGCCGCGTGTACGACACGGTCGCGTCGGCGACGCCGTGGGTCACCTACGACCTGGCGCCGGCACCGCACTGA
- a CDS encoding HIT family protein: MTDACTFCGIIAGSSPAVWVEREPEAVAFAPLPDSALAPGHTLVVPVEHTVDLRAAGPTSLAATIALVQRVTRAMRAGLGATGTVVLQASGPDAGQSVPHLHFHVVPCWPDDGTTHWPEGRSAHRVEGDPYAALAEMFD; this comes from the coding sequence ATGACGGACGCCTGCACCTTCTGCGGCATCATCGCGGGCTCGTCGCCCGCCGTGTGGGTCGAGCGGGAACCCGAGGCGGTGGCGTTCGCGCCCCTGCCCGACTCCGCACTGGCCCCGGGGCACACGCTCGTCGTGCCGGTGGAGCACACGGTCGACCTCCGCGCCGCCGGGCCGACGTCGCTCGCGGCGACGATCGCGCTCGTGCAGCGCGTCACCCGTGCGATGCGTGCGGGACTCGGGGCGACGGGGACGGTCGTGCTGCAGGCCTCGGGCCCGGACGCCGGGCAGAGCGTCCCCCACCTGCACTTCCACGTCGTGCCGTGCTGGCCGGACGACGGCACGACCCACTGGCCCGAGGGGCGGTCGGCGCACCGGGTCGAGGGCGACCCGTACGCGGCCCTGGCGGAGATGTTCGACTGA
- a CDS encoding alpha/beta hydrolase: MTIAFDDAVAEALVAAADGASRDLRAQAIANRVRVETVATDFRGGYATLFTAGSTVRSEDTQKLAGVLADLGDAVGQARREADQERRRQRAVREWTAREAERDRRRASGDPFAASSAFVDGLVDVRPDHTAVRPTPLSANFSPRARVRSGAAGSGGTSAADPDALRVFAGASRAADLSTAQHLIQVKNAWSRFRSTCAWTPVEGSTVVGGFDALLAENAAEASWLEGIATAFERAGGGSLPDLALDAVAVTSSSPELARLLRPGLTPAEVAEAYAQLPQTDAYVRSLPLAAQYLFANLDGVPAAKRDIASRAVLAAAVEEPERVYQLMGFGEQRGLSDFTEQVRGLQEAVRKADVRARYLPGGPTMQKAQLVGFGEHDGALVAAVSLGDLDTAANVTVNVPGMSSDVAGMGGRVVAAEGLLRRAHETDSDQTYAVVSWVGYHAPVPGTVGLPDRSESGAAELASFLDGIHDSRTGGPPDRVTVAAHSYGSTTAVQGLELTRHRVDSFVSYGSVGFPYGTEVEDINASAVYATQAQADQLATVGQRLGILTRADPRLFDGVQVFSSEAGPETESVTGHDMWHDPESDDVGYLSKKSRSLQEIAEIVAKGKVGS, from the coding sequence ATGACGATCGCATTCGATGACGCGGTTGCCGAGGCGCTGGTCGCCGCAGCCGACGGCGCCTCCAGAGATCTCAGGGCTCAGGCGATCGCGAACCGGGTGCGGGTCGAGACCGTCGCGACGGACTTCCGCGGCGGTTATGCGACGCTCTTCACAGCGGGCAGCACGGTCCGGTCGGAGGACACGCAGAAGCTCGCGGGGGTGCTCGCAGACTTGGGGGACGCGGTCGGACAGGCCAGGCGTGAGGCCGACCAAGAGCGTCGTCGACAGCGTGCAGTCCGTGAGTGGACCGCACGAGAGGCGGAGCGTGACCGTCGCCGAGCTTCTGGCGACCCGTTCGCAGCGTCGTCGGCGTTCGTCGACGGACTCGTCGACGTCCGCCCCGACCACACCGCTGTCCGCCCCACCCCGCTGTCCGCGAACTTCTCCCCACGGGCGCGGGTCCGGTCCGGTGCAGCCGGCTCCGGCGGGACGTCGGCAGCCGACCCGGACGCTCTCCGCGTCTTCGCCGGCGCGAGCCGCGCTGCCGACCTCAGCACCGCACAGCACCTCATCCAGGTGAAGAACGCCTGGAGCAGGTTCCGTTCGACGTGCGCGTGGACACCCGTCGAGGGCTCGACGGTGGTCGGGGGTTTCGATGCGCTGCTGGCCGAGAACGCAGCGGAGGCAAGTTGGCTCGAGGGCATCGCCACGGCATTCGAACGTGCGGGCGGTGGATCCCTCCCCGATCTCGCGCTCGATGCCGTCGCCGTCACGTCGTCGTCCCCCGAACTCGCGCGGCTCCTGCGACCGGGCCTCACCCCGGCGGAGGTGGCCGAAGCGTACGCGCAGCTCCCGCAGACGGACGCGTACGTGCGGTCCCTGCCGTTGGCCGCGCAGTACCTGTTCGCGAACCTCGACGGGGTTCCGGCAGCCAAGCGCGACATCGCATCGCGCGCCGTGCTCGCGGCTGCTGTCGAGGAGCCCGAGCGGGTGTACCAGCTCATGGGCTTCGGAGAGCAGCGCGGGCTGTCCGACTTCACGGAACAGGTGCGGGGGCTCCAGGAAGCAGTGCGCAAGGCCGACGTCCGGGCGAGGTACCTCCCGGGCGGCCCCACGATGCAGAAGGCGCAACTCGTGGGGTTCGGTGAGCACGACGGCGCGCTGGTCGCCGCGGTGTCGCTGGGTGACCTGGACACGGCCGCGAACGTGACGGTGAACGTCCCGGGGATGAGCTCGGACGTCGCCGGGATGGGCGGACGAGTGGTTGCGGCCGAAGGGCTCCTGCGAAGAGCGCACGAGACCGACTCCGACCAGACGTACGCTGTCGTGTCCTGGGTCGGCTACCACGCGCCAGTGCCCGGCACGGTCGGTTTGCCCGACCGTTCGGAGTCGGGAGCTGCCGAACTCGCGTCGTTCCTCGACGGAATCCATGACAGCAGGACCGGAGGGCCTCCGGATCGCGTCACGGTCGCCGCCCACTCGTACGGGTCCACGACCGCGGTGCAAGGCCTCGAGCTCACTCGACACCGCGTCGACTCGTTCGTGTCCTACGGCTCGGTGGGCTTCCCGTACGGTACGGAAGTCGAGGACATCAACGCCAGCGCCGTCTACGCCACACAGGCTCAAGCGGATCAACTCGCCACGGTCGGTCAGCGTCTGGGCATCTTGACCAGGGCCGACCCGCGATTGTTCGACGGCGTGCAAGTGTTCTCGTCGGAGGCCGGTCCGGAGACGGAGTCCGTGACCGGCCACGACATGTGGCACGACCCGGAATCCGACGATGTCGGCTACCTCTCGAAGAAGTCCAGGTCGTTGCAGGAGATCGCTGAGATCGTTGCGAAGGGGAAGGTGGGCTCATGA
- a CDS encoding response regulator: MTDTIRVLIVEDEPLTAEAHAAYVARVEGFTVVASAATGREMLAAVAAEKPDLVLLDFNLPDAHGLQLVRALRTAGSAVDVIAVTAANDVRGVRNAIALGIVQYLVKPFSFRTFADRLTTYREYRRGFDDRRSLSQADIDQRLGTLRPAVPTEPEKGIARETLESIEGVLMRAVGGASATEVAQATGTSRVTARRYLEHFVAVGQVEKDVRHSGQGRPEYEYRWLR, from the coding sequence GTGACCGACACGATCCGGGTCCTGATCGTCGAGGACGAACCCCTCACCGCGGAGGCCCACGCCGCGTACGTCGCGCGGGTGGAGGGCTTCACGGTGGTCGCCTCCGCGGCGACCGGACGGGAGATGCTCGCCGCGGTCGCCGCCGAGAAGCCCGACCTCGTCCTGCTCGACTTCAACCTGCCCGACGCCCACGGCCTGCAGCTCGTCCGCGCCCTGCGCACCGCCGGGTCCGCCGTCGACGTCATCGCCGTCACCGCTGCGAACGACGTCCGGGGCGTGCGGAACGCGATCGCGCTCGGCATCGTGCAGTACCTCGTCAAGCCGTTCAGCTTCCGCACCTTCGCCGACCGCCTGACCACGTACCGCGAGTACCGCCGCGGGTTCGACGACCGTCGGTCGCTCTCGCAGGCGGACATCGACCAGCGGCTCGGCACGCTCCGCCCGGCGGTGCCGACCGAGCCGGAGAAGGGCATCGCGCGCGAGACGCTCGAGTCGATCGAGGGCGTCCTGATGCGTGCGGTCGGCGGGGCTTCGGCGACCGAGGTGGCGCAGGCGACGGGGACCTCGCGCGTGACCGCCCGCCGGTACCTGGAGCACTTCGTCGCCGTCGGGCAGGTCGAGAAGGACGTCCGGCACAGCGGCCAGGGGAGACCGGAGTACGAGTACCGCTGGCTACGGTGA
- a CDS encoding ATP-binding protein, whose translation MAPRRWSIARRLFALQLLFVVVGVAVGGAWSWSSARADLEERAADRSTAVAVSIARNPFVVEQASTSDPSARLEPYALDLMRRTQTDFITIMAPDRTRWTHPDRAEIGRPFRGTITPALRGETFTETFAGTLGPSVRAVTPITDQDGTVVGLVAAGVTVANISTALVPRLVSVVVLALAIVAVSALFSWLLSRYLGRVTGGRGPEELARVFASYEGVLHSVHEGLVVIDRSGAVVLHNDRAAELLHLPPPAERQEPIPLAEVDLPEGLRALLASGDRAVDETHETADRVLVVNQELAFPRGSAKPLGTVATIRDRTEVLHLSGELAATRTLTDALRSQTHEFANRMHAVVALMELGRVDEAIRFASDELDRHADAGAPEVGVRADGGEPLTATAQVLAAVLSGKRAQAHERGVVLVADTSGLRGAVSAPASDVITVLGNLVDNAVDAVAEHAGGPDGPRVLVTVATLDDGHTRITVEDNGPGIADVGAAYERGWSTKPSGPEGRGIGLDLVRSTLAAVGGTMTVDTGPTGSTFVVDLDARQVVA comes from the coding sequence GTGGCACCGAGACGTTGGAGCATCGCCAGGCGGCTGTTCGCGCTGCAGCTGTTGTTCGTCGTGGTCGGCGTCGCGGTGGGCGGCGCCTGGAGCTGGTCGTCGGCGCGCGCGGACCTCGAGGAGCGTGCCGCCGACCGGAGCACCGCCGTCGCGGTCTCGATCGCGCGGAACCCCTTCGTCGTCGAGCAGGCGTCGACGAGCGATCCTTCCGCACGGCTCGAGCCGTACGCGCTCGACCTGATGCGCCGCACGCAGACGGACTTCATCACGATCATGGCGCCGGACCGCACCCGCTGGACGCACCCGGACCGCGCCGAGATCGGCCGGCCCTTCCGCGGCACGATCACGCCGGCGCTGCGGGGCGAGACCTTCACCGAGACCTTCGCCGGGACGCTCGGCCCCTCGGTGCGCGCGGTCACCCCGATCACCGACCAGGACGGCACGGTCGTCGGGCTCGTCGCCGCGGGCGTCACCGTCGCGAACATCTCCACCGCGCTGGTGCCCCGGCTCGTGTCCGTCGTCGTGCTCGCCCTGGCGATCGTCGCGGTCTCGGCGCTGTTCTCGTGGCTGCTCAGCCGGTACCTCGGCCGGGTCACCGGTGGCCGCGGTCCCGAGGAGCTCGCGCGGGTGTTCGCCTCGTACGAGGGCGTGCTCCACTCCGTCCACGAGGGACTCGTCGTCATCGACCGGTCCGGAGCCGTCGTGCTGCACAACGACCGGGCCGCGGAACTGCTGCACCTGCCCCCGCCCGCCGAACGGCAGGAGCCGATCCCGCTCGCCGAGGTCGACCTGCCGGAGGGTCTGCGGGCGCTGCTCGCGTCCGGGGACCGCGCGGTGGACGAGACCCACGAGACGGCCGACCGTGTGCTCGTGGTGAACCAGGAGCTGGCGTTCCCGCGGGGGTCGGCGAAGCCGCTCGGCACGGTGGCCACGATCCGGGACCGGACCGAGGTGCTGCACCTGTCCGGGGAACTCGCGGCGACGCGGACCCTCACGGACGCGCTGCGGTCGCAGACGCACGAGTTCGCCAACCGGATGCACGCGGTCGTCGCCCTCATGGAACTCGGTCGGGTCGACGAGGCGATCCGGTTCGCGTCGGACGAGCTCGACCGACACGCGGACGCCGGGGCGCCCGAGGTCGGTGTCCGCGCCGACGGCGGGGAACCGCTCACCGCGACCGCCCAGGTGCTCGCCGCCGTGCTGAGCGGGAAGCGCGCGCAGGCGCACGAGCGAGGCGTCGTGCTCGTGGCCGACACCAGCGGCCTGCGAGGGGCGGTGTCCGCGCCCGCGAGCGACGTGATCACGGTGCTCGGGAACCTCGTCGACAACGCCGTGGACGCCGTGGCCGAACACGCCGGGGGACCGGACGGACCGCGGGTGTTGGTCACCGTCGCGACGCTCGACGACGGGCACACGCGGATCACGGTCGAGGACAACGGCCCCGGCATCGCCGACGTCGGTGCCGCCTACGAACGGGGGTGGTCGACGAAGCCGTCCGGGCCGGAGGGGCGGGGGATCGGACTCGACCTCGTCCGCTCCACGCTCGCCGCCGTCGGCGGGACGATGACCGTCGACACCGGCCCCACGGGGAGCACCTTCGTGGTCGACCTCGACGCGCGGCAGGTGGTCGCGTGA
- a CDS encoding cation:dicarboxylate symporter family transporter, protein MASTHSSTARPARRRGLDRSHWLYIAVIAAVAAGIVVGLTAPTFAVGLKPIGDGFIALIKMMIAPVIFCTIVLGVGSIAKAATVGKVGGLALGYFIAMSTFALAIGLVVGNLIHPGDHLDMSTAKYDPPAGSAEDASSTSGFLLGIIPATLVSSLTSGSILQTLFVALLVGFALQAMGEKGAPILTGIRHLQALVFRILAMVMWAAPVGAFGAIAAVVGATGVAALVALGTLMVAFYITCIVFVVGVLGLLLRLVTGVNIFRLMKYLGREYLLIVSTSSSEVSLPRLIAKMEHLGVSKPVVGVTVPTGYSFNLDGTAIYLTMSSLFIANALGTPLNIPEQISLLVFMIIASKGAAGVTGAGLATLAGGLQAHRPDLVNGVGLIVGIDRFMSEARALTNFTGNAVATVLVGTWTRQIDKEQVERVLSGAAPFDERTMSADDHGAPAPVERERISTEAVRTIVEPERSAASADRR, encoded by the coding sequence ATGGCATCGACGCACTCGTCCACCGCACGCCCTGCGCGGCGTCGCGGGCTGGACCGCTCGCACTGGCTCTACATCGCGGTCATCGCAGCCGTGGCCGCCGGCATCGTGGTCGGGCTCACGGCACCGACCTTCGCGGTCGGTCTCAAGCCGATCGGGGACGGCTTCATCGCCCTCATCAAGATGATGATCGCCCCCGTCATCTTCTGCACGATCGTCCTCGGTGTCGGCTCGATCGCCAAGGCGGCGACGGTCGGCAAGGTCGGCGGGCTCGCGCTCGGGTACTTCATCGCGATGTCGACCTTCGCCCTCGCGATCGGCCTCGTCGTCGGCAACCTCATCCACCCGGGCGACCACCTCGACATGTCGACCGCGAAGTACGACCCGCCGGCCGGTTCCGCCGAGGACGCGTCGTCGACGTCCGGCTTCCTGCTCGGGATCATCCCCGCCACGCTCGTGTCGTCGCTGACGAGCGGCAGCATCCTGCAGACGCTCTTCGTGGCGCTGCTCGTCGGTTTCGCGCTCCAGGCGATGGGCGAGAAGGGCGCACCGATCCTCACCGGCATCCGGCACCTGCAGGCCCTCGTGTTCCGCATCCTCGCGATGGTGATGTGGGCCGCCCCGGTCGGTGCCTTCGGCGCGATCGCGGCCGTGGTCGGCGCCACCGGCGTCGCGGCGCTCGTGGCCCTCGGCACGCTCATGGTCGCGTTCTACATCACGTGCATCGTCTTCGTCGTCGGGGTCCTGGGCCTCCTGCTCCGCCTCGTGACCGGCGTGAACATCTTCCGGCTCATGAAGTACCTCGGCCGCGAGTACCTGCTCATCGTCTCGACCTCCTCGAGCGAGGTCAGCCTGCCCCGGCTCATCGCGAAGATGGAGCACCTCGGCGTCTCGAAGCCCGTCGTCGGCGTCACCGTCCCGACCGGCTACTCGTTCAACCTCGACGGCACCGCCATCTACCTGACGATGTCGTCGCTGTTCATCGCGAACGCGCTCGGCACCCCGCTGAACATCCCGGAGCAGATCTCGCTCCTGGTCTTCATGATCATCGCCTCGAAGGGCGCCGCGGGCGTCACCGGTGCCGGCCTCGCGACCCTCGCCGGCGGGCTGCAGGCGCACCGCCCCGACCTGGTGAACGGCGTCGGGCTCATCGTCGGCATCGACCGGTTCATGTCCGAGGCCCGCGCCCTGACGAACTTCACCGGCAACGCGGTCGCGACCGTCCTGGTCGGCACGTGGACCCGGCAGATCGACAAGGAGCAGGTCGAGCGGGTCCTGTCCGGAGCGGCGCCGTTCGACGAGCGGACGATGTCCGCCGACGACCACGGCGCTCCCGCCCCCGTCGAGCGCGAGCGCATCTCGACCGAGGCCGTCCGCACGATCGTCGAGCCCGAGCGCTCCGCAGCGTCCGCCGACCGCCGCTGA